A region of Solanum dulcamara chromosome 7, daSolDulc1.2, whole genome shotgun sequence DNA encodes the following proteins:
- the LOC129896301 gene encoding protein PHYTOCHROME KINASE SUBSTRATE 3-like: MSADDNATGLRVASFSCYLSNPEESFVHKLNGGVIEPAFISPPETSFSVTKVKAAKVATAKPSLNNTKDNLANLRVESFSSYLKTGEDNFAFKASGTPVRDPTISFVFPQQPWFHNEKQLEQRKSKDGEISIFGADEYFNMQLDYGVASPAGLKYRGRLNEGTVDVPHLKHNSQSGTPSICSESSSWNSQNALLQNLRRNVVYPTKQKKIRIKFLPTFSCQGPCLDKKAVYVNESIGLGFSQPGSKHGLRSPFPLSSGPCGTEVQTHWNDHNLSIEDQRKSLEVFGSGKMRKGDIAVNLERKLSMLTWDAIPKAQNLPTTTNGSSTACDDMASDASSDLFEIENISNSEYGLVNTQTSGDYMSSSCMSPTTQYAPSEASIEWSVVTASAADYSSVISDYDEKNFGFGGYTSSRSAANKTTKTKNPAGKQVQKTCPSAGLLGCKSQKAVNVAETVHKTCEKAKQR; this comes from the coding sequence CGATGATAATGCAACGGGCCTTCGTGTTGCATCATTTTCCTGTTACCTCAGCAACCCTGAGGAGAGCTTTGTACACAAACTTAATGGGGGTGTAATTGAGCCTGCTTTTATTTCACCCCCGGAGACATCATTTTCTGTTACTAAAGTAAAAGCTGCCAAGGTAGCTACTGCAAAGCCATCCTTAAACAACACCAAAGATAACCTTGCCAATCTTCGCGTGGAGTCTTTCTCTTCTTATCTCAAAACCGGGGAAGACAACTTCGCGTTTAAGGCTTCAGGAACTCCAGTTCGAGATCCTACTATTTCTTTTGTATTTCCTCAACAGCCTTGGTTTCATAATGAAAAGCAACTGGAACAAAGAAAGTCCAAAGATGGAGAGATTAGCATATTTGGTGCTGACGAGTACTTCAACATGCAACTGGATTATGGAGTTGCCTCTCCAGCTGGATTGAAGTATCGGGGGAGACTAAATGAAGGAACAGTAGATGTGCCCCATCTGAAGCACAATTCCCAGTCAGGAACTCCTAGCATTTGTTCTGAGTCAAGCAGCTGGAATAGCCAAAATGCTCTGTTACAAAATCTTCGGCGAAATGTAGTATATCCGACAAAGCAGAAGAAGATAAGAATAAAATTTTTGCCCACTTTCAGCTGCCAAGGTCCTTGTTTGGACAAGAAAGCAGTGTATGTGAATGAAAGCATAGGACTTGGATTTTCCCAGCCAGGATCAAAGCATGGGTTAAGGAGTCCTTTTCCCTTGAGTTCTGGCCCTTGTGGAACAGAGGTTCAAACACACTGGAATGACCATAATCTAAGCATTGAAGACCAAAGGAAGTCACTGGAAGTGTTTGGCTCTGGCAAAATGCGAAAAGGAGATATAGCAGTGAACTTAGAGAGGAAACTCTCCATGTTAACTTGGGATGCTATTCCCAAGGCCCAAAACCTCCCTACAACCACCAATGGAAGCAGCACGGCCTGTGATGACATGGCTAGCGATGCTAGCTCTGATTTATTCGAAATTGAGAATATATCCAATAGTGAATATGGACTTGTGAATACACAAACATCAGGTGATTATATGTCTAGCAGCTGCATGTCTCCAACAACTCAGTATGCACCAAGTGAGGCCAGCATTGAGTGGAGCGTTGTCACAGCCAGTGCTGCTGATTACTCGTCGGTTATCTCAGATTATGATGAGAAGAACTTTGGGTTTGGTGGTTACACAAGTTCAAGAAGCGCAGCCAATAAAACCACCAAAACCAAGAACCCTGCCGGCAAACAGGTCCAAAAAACTTGTCCCAGTGCTGGCCTTTTAGGTTGCAAGAGCCAAAAAGCAGTAAATGTGGCTGAAACTGTGCATAAGACTTGTGAGAAAGCAAAACAAAGATGA